A genomic stretch from Edaphobacter aggregans includes:
- a CDS encoding ABC transporter permease — MKSLFYGLLPVCRKEFTHIVRDPGTLFFALVIPLIQLFLFGFAVDTNIRQIPTVVLDESHTQQSRQLLESFAASDTFRLAVTVQSNADMYTAMRAGKARVAIKIPYDYARQLQSGATATVLVLIDGSDTTVAAQAVNASTGVALEQSLRRILGSSQMPIEVRPSVLYNPATRSANFFVPGLIAVLLQVMIILLIALSLVRERERGTLEQLTMTPVAPLGLMVGKMIPYGVLGFAELCLILTIMRVVFQVPIHGNVFVLLAMSLPFLLTVLGVGLFISTKARTQAEAFQLSMGTVLPSVFLSGYIFLIDTMPPIFRAISRIIPATYYIQILRGIILRGAGFPDLWFNALVLTLMGCATVLLAARQFVSQRGR, encoded by the coding sequence ATGAAGTCACTTTTCTACGGTCTCCTGCCCGTCTGCCGCAAAGAGTTCACCCATATCGTTCGCGACCCCGGTACCCTCTTCTTCGCACTCGTCATCCCACTCATCCAGTTATTTCTCTTCGGCTTCGCAGTCGACACCAACATCAGGCAAATCCCAACCGTCGTCCTTGATGAATCCCACACCCAGCAGAGCCGCCAGCTACTCGAGAGCTTCGCGGCATCCGACACCTTCCGCCTCGCCGTTACCGTTCAATCCAACGCAGACATGTACACCGCCATGCGCGCAGGCAAAGCGCGCGTCGCAATCAAAATTCCCTATGACTACGCCCGCCAACTCCAAAGCGGTGCAACCGCCACCGTCCTCGTCCTCATCGACGGCTCCGACACCACCGTCGCCGCACAAGCCGTCAATGCCTCTACCGGAGTCGCCCTCGAACAATCCCTCCGCCGCATCCTCGGTTCATCGCAGATGCCCATTGAGGTGCGCCCATCCGTCCTCTACAACCCCGCCACTCGCTCGGCGAACTTCTTCGTGCCAGGCCTCATCGCCGTTCTTCTGCAAGTCATGATCATCCTGCTCATCGCCCTCAGCCTGGTCCGCGAACGCGAGCGCGGCACACTGGAGCAACTCACCATGACTCCCGTCGCTCCCCTCGGCCTTATGGTCGGCAAGATGATCCCCTACGGCGTTCTCGGCTTCGCAGAACTCTGCCTCATTCTCACCATTATGCGTGTCGTCTTTCAGGTGCCCATCCACGGCAACGTCTTCGTCCTGCTCGCAATGTCGCTACCGTTCCTGCTTACTGTCCTCGGAGTCGGTCTCTTCATCTCCACAAAAGCCCGCACTCAGGCCGAAGCCTTTCAACTCTCCATGGGCACTGTTCTGCCCTCAGTCTTCCTCTCCGGCTACATCTTTCTCATCGACACCATGCCGCCAATCTTTCGCGCGATCAGCCGTATTATCCCCGCGACCTACTACATCCAGATCCTGCGCGGCATCATCCTGCGCGGCGCCGGTTTCCCCGATCTCTGGTTCAACGCCCTGGTCCTCACGCTCATGGGATGCGCCACTGTTCTCCTCGCCGCACGCCAGTTCGTTAGCCAGCGCGGACGGTGA
- a CDS encoding ABC transporter ATP-binding protein: MTPVITADHLTIRFGDFTAVSDVSFEINKGELFGFLGPNGSGKTTIIKALCGLIPPNEGTGTILGMDIRKDAAEIKRHVGYMSQEFGLYEDLTVSENLGFYSGVYGITGPRATQRIQEILALTGLQPYLHRRVNALSGGWKQRLALGCAIIHSPEVVFLDEPTAGIDPVARRSLWDLFFLLSGQGVTFFVTTHYMDEAERCGRVGYIYMSKLVALGTIGELQHLPEANPAGTSRVEIETPDTSTILAALRKQPGVREATIFGRSIHSLVETTKMDSLRTQFPQAKIQPIVPSLEDVFVTLTYQIMEAAK; the protein is encoded by the coding sequence ATGACTCCAGTCATCACCGCCGACCACCTCACCATCCGCTTCGGAGACTTCACCGCAGTCAGCGACGTCTCCTTCGAGATCAACAAAGGAGAGCTCTTCGGCTTCCTCGGCCCCAACGGCTCGGGCAAAACCACCATCATCAAAGCCCTCTGCGGACTCATTCCACCTAACGAAGGTACCGGCACCATCCTCGGCATGGACATCCGCAAAGACGCCGCCGAAATCAAACGGCACGTCGGCTACATGTCGCAAGAATTCGGCCTCTACGAAGATCTCACCGTATCCGAGAACCTCGGCTTCTACTCCGGCGTCTACGGCATCACCGGCCCCCGCGCGACGCAGCGCATCCAGGAGATCCTCGCCCTCACCGGCCTCCAGCCCTACCTTCACCGCCGAGTCAACGCTCTCTCCGGCGGTTGGAAACAGCGCCTCGCTCTCGGCTGTGCCATCATCCATTCGCCTGAGGTCGTCTTCCTCGACGAGCCCACCGCCGGCATCGACCCCGTCGCACGCCGCTCTCTCTGGGATCTTTTTTTCCTCCTCTCCGGACAGGGCGTCACCTTCTTCGTCACCACTCACTACATGGACGAAGCCGAGCGTTGCGGCCGTGTCGGCTACATCTACATGTCAAAGCTGGTCGCTCTCGGCACCATCGGCGAACTCCAGCATCTGCCCGAAGCCAATCCCGCCGGCACATCACGCGTAGAGATCGAAACGCCTGACACCTCCACAATCCTGGCAGCATTGCGCAAACAACCCGGCGTACGCGAAGCCACTATCTTCGGCCGCTCCATTCACTCTCTCGTTGAGACCACGAAGATGGACTCCCTCCGCACGCAGTTCCCTCAAGCTAAGATCCAACCCATTGTGCCTTCGCTCGAAGATGTCTTCGTCACCCTGACCTACCAGATCATGGAGGCCGCGAAATGA
- a CDS encoding HlyD family secretion protein, translating to MKRKVILAIAALAILVLTGWLIHSCTNPKDSFVYSGTIETREIQIGSKIGGRVTDVLVEEGQAVKAGSILVRFEFDDLKDQRAQVQAQFEQAQADYHRLQRGYRPEEIAQAQATAQEQRAMLDAAQNGPRSQELQQAQAEYAAANADAINAQTNFERMQTLVRGDTISRQQFDNAKATRDATAQKAESLRQRLALLQAGTRKEDIQAALQRYRQAQAASDLMQRGYRKEDIDSGRAKMDEAQARINQLDVQLKEAELSAPADGIVQTVSVRTGDLVGPGRIVVTMLESSQLWVKVYVPETDLAAVRVGQSTHVEVDSLHGRPFTGHIQEIAAQAEFLPRNVQTPDDRQHQVFGVKVRVDNPDGVLKSGMSATVRLQ from the coding sequence TTGAAACGCAAAGTCATTCTCGCAATCGCTGCCCTTGCAATACTTGTCCTCACCGGATGGCTCATTCATTCCTGCACAAATCCAAAAGACTCCTTCGTCTACTCGGGCACCATAGAAACCCGCGAGATCCAGATCGGCTCGAAGATCGGCGGCCGCGTGACCGACGTTCTCGTCGAAGAAGGTCAGGCAGTAAAAGCTGGCTCCATTCTCGTACGCTTCGAGTTCGACGATCTCAAGGACCAGCGCGCACAGGTGCAAGCGCAGTTCGAACAAGCCCAGGCTGACTACCATCGCCTGCAACGCGGCTATCGCCCCGAAGAGATCGCCCAGGCACAGGCTACCGCACAGGAGCAGCGCGCCATGCTCGACGCTGCACAAAACGGTCCAAGGTCGCAGGAGCTCCAGCAGGCACAAGCTGAATACGCCGCCGCCAACGCCGACGCCATCAACGCCCAAACGAACTTCGAACGCATGCAGACGCTCGTTCGTGGCGATACCATCTCTCGCCAGCAATTCGACAATGCAAAGGCAACGCGCGACGCAACCGCCCAGAAGGCCGAATCGCTTCGTCAGCGCCTCGCACTTCTACAGGCAGGCACGCGCAAAGAAGATATCCAGGCGGCCCTGCAGCGCTACCGCCAGGCACAGGCTGCATCGGATCTTATGCAGCGCGGCTATCGCAAGGAGGATATCGACTCTGGCCGTGCAAAGATGGACGAGGCTCAGGCGCGCATCAATCAACTCGACGTGCAGTTGAAAGAAGCCGAGCTCTCCGCGCCTGCAGACGGAATCGTCCAGACAGTCAGCGTGCGCACCGGCGACCTCGTCGGCCCCGGAAGGATCGTTGTCACCATGCTCGAATCCTCACAGCTCTGGGTCAAGGTCTACGTTCCGGAAACCGATCTCGCCGCGGTCCGTGTTGGCCAATCCACGCACGTCGAGGTTGACTCCCTTCACGGACGTCCCTTCACCGGCCACATTCAGGAGATCGCCGCCCAGGCAGAGTTCCTTCCGCGAAACGTCCAGACTCCCGACGACCGCCAGCATCAGGTCTTTGGTGTCAAAGTCCGCGTTGACAATCCAGACGGCGTCCTGAAATCCGGTATGTCCGCAACGGTGCGGCTGCAATGA
- a CDS encoding TetR/AcrR family transcriptional regulator, giving the protein MVRSTLSLREKQKHYTRTEIVRVAFELFAAHGYEDVSVEMICDTVGISRATFFNYFPQKELILREIASTRVEKLKTIVSQFGEGSHRLTFDDVIALFLDITDENTRIAAKSRRLLLSLWFQQVTNGPMMAARKEAINILSSAIKRIPRRNAATPQLIAETLFAIYMATTLEWLIREEEPGAWLLTNMRARLKLGMEGIA; this is encoded by the coding sequence ATGGTTCGTAGTACACTTTCGTTGCGCGAAAAGCAGAAACATTACACGCGAACAGAGATCGTCCGGGTCGCCTTCGAACTCTTCGCCGCTCACGGATACGAAGACGTCTCCGTCGAGATGATCTGCGACACAGTCGGCATCTCGCGAGCGACCTTCTTCAACTACTTCCCGCAAAAGGAGTTGATACTTCGTGAAATCGCCAGCACCCGCGTCGAAAAACTGAAGACAATCGTCTCTCAATTCGGTGAAGGCAGTCACAGGCTCACATTCGACGATGTGATCGCACTCTTTCTCGACATAACTGACGAAAACACGCGGATCGCGGCCAAATCGCGACGCCTGCTACTCAGCCTCTGGTTCCAGCAGGTCACTAACGGCCCCATGATGGCGGCTCGCAAGGAAGCAATCAACATACTCAGTAGTGCCATCAAGCGCATTCCACGCCGCAACGCCGCCACCCCTCAGCTCATTGCCGAGACACTCTTCGCCATCTACATGGCAACCACTCTTGAGTGGCTTATCCGCGAAGAGGAACCCGGCGCCTGGTTGCTTACCAACATGCGCGCCCGCTTGAAGCTCGGCATGGAGGGGATTGCTTGA
- a CDS encoding IS110 family transposase, translating to MQIRSVGIDLGKTTFHFVALGASGKVLVKKKFSQKQLLAFTANLQTSLIGLEACSGAHFLGRALRQQGHDVRLIAAQFVKPFVKSNKNDFVDAEAIAEAVERKNMRFVPIKTDDQLDLQAMHRIRDRLVSRRTAVINQIRAFLLERGMVFAQKPAKLRAAMADVLENADNALTPMMRHLIGILWDEWKTVEEQIEELTDRLEQIADSDAACRRIRQIPGIGPIVATAIVAAIGNGAAFRKGRDFAAWLGLVPRQYSTGGRARLLGISKRGNIYLRKILIHGARAAAMRIKRDRFPIGAWMNALEARAPRNVMVVAMANKIARIAWAVLSTGEDYRPAVNTAAA from the coding sequence ATGCAGATACGTTCGGTAGGCATTGACCTGGGCAAGACGACGTTTCACTTTGTCGCACTGGGAGCATCGGGCAAGGTGCTGGTGAAGAAGAAGTTTTCACAGAAGCAGCTGCTGGCATTCACGGCGAACCTGCAGACTTCTCTGATCGGTCTGGAAGCCTGCTCCGGTGCACATTTTCTTGGTCGAGCGTTGCGGCAGCAGGGTCATGACGTGCGGCTGATCGCGGCGCAGTTCGTGAAGCCGTTTGTGAAGTCCAACAAGAACGACTTCGTCGATGCGGAAGCCATAGCCGAAGCCGTCGAGCGCAAGAACATGCGCTTTGTTCCGATCAAGACGGACGACCAGCTCGATCTCCAGGCGATGCATCGGATTCGTGATCGGCTGGTATCGCGACGAACAGCAGTCATCAACCAGATCAGAGCTTTCCTGCTAGAACGCGGTATGGTGTTTGCTCAGAAGCCGGCGAAGCTAAGGGCCGCTATGGCCGATGTTCTCGAGAACGCAGACAACGCGCTAACTCCGATGATGCGCCACCTCATTGGTATCCTGTGGGACGAGTGGAAGACCGTTGAAGAGCAGATTGAAGAACTGACCGACAGGCTCGAACAGATTGCCGATAGCGACGCAGCTTGCCGCCGTATTCGGCAGATACCGGGTATCGGGCCTATCGTTGCGACGGCTATCGTGGCAGCCATCGGCAACGGTGCAGCCTTCCGCAAGGGACGAGACTTTGCTGCATGGCTCGGCCTCGTACCGCGACAGTATTCGACCGGTGGCAGGGCCAGACTGCTGGGCATCAGCAAGCGCGGCAACATCTATCTGCGCAAGATCCTGATACATGGCGCACGCGCCGCGGCGATGCGTATCAAGCGAGATCGCTTCCCGATCGGAGCATGGATGAACGCACTGGAAGCCAGAGCACCACGCAACGTGATGGTCGTGGCCATGGCCAACAAGATCGCACGTATCGCATGGGCCGTCCTGTCGACTGGTGAAGATTACAGACCCGCTGTCAACACAGCAGCGGCATAA
- a CDS encoding beta strand repeat-containing protein produces MKTWLLSPIRLGLYCVIFCLAIVGCGGPGSSQNSSPPVVPLAIQSITPSSVPVGSAPLTITISGTGFTTSSLVTVNGTQVPTVYVSAAQLQATIPAGQIASGTQLQVGVANGAGSATGTTVTLVVDNPAPVLQGVAPSTIVAGTSSASLTLTGSGFVPTSIASFNGSTRTTTFTNGTQVTVSLTAADLAVAANATITVTNSAPGGGTSSGQQLNIVNPLPTLKFVSPSSIPAGSQATSIDIVGTNFLPTAIVFWNNTTLTSTYISSTELNATVPATSLATGATASVTVANPVPGGGVSAPFNLSVVSPKPVLNSILPGNVSTGSASATINLTGSGFETNSVVQWNGSARPTTFVSMTSLQVTLSSADLMNSGTGKLTVTNPVPGGGSSSASTLNITSFPIPAIQAITLSAQAAAGCSTIQATITGTNLASGDTVQLNGVSLRASQIYVPTANNYGLLVSLPASAIPQSGPLNFTVSNNFFSPAVSDPYTLPVTTPAIVALCSSPAPANVYANTSFTVSLTAAEINSTIVPTVSLGALPIGITLTSPGWISIPTSGVALTFMASASVVPGTYSIPITGQAGSLSLTGSISLNVQSGLPPNFFFSQPLFRELGVPIGGSNQIQFNAIANGADYNIVPSISGLPPGTTATVTPSTIIPGQSVTVVITASSTAPASRNVSVTLTGTPVVPVSSSQIAFLVDVTPAPGSLPGNRTDFVSIGGTPYSVVYDRPMNLIFASNPSWNRIDIISNKTHLLQQSIAVRGPQALDVSQDGSTLWIGTNSQQVFAMDTTTFALTRYQLPPISGGSWEDNQLLALADGTLLLDVSPAAGDGIWINAVWTPGTNQVTVLGSTDYFNLRSGDGTKAYGTTYASGYTSVVYSVATKALTNLPLIGQGYNLVAVNQDGSRLVGGDNGLYDGSAQPIGKLPAYLSSFSFPEYGATVFSPDGTTLYQIASGGGSFIATIDVASLSLKGLAPALATLPNGVSETPVETSGVSVDNTGMLIGIQTYGVGFDDSTFFQTFGANTSEPGPPVLLSPRAGPLSGGTVSGLYGAYDLTPDVWYGPNRGTASLSASNTLTVTSPPGNANGPVNLKYIYPSGAEVFTPQAFSYSAYPQYSILSGASPDGGVAGRISGYGMPADASGGTITIGGRAATITTTVGQYPPYTGEAFPSTYLDYTIPSGNPGFADLAITTPIGNGVLPKAVFYAKSVTDYNSADTFTDVLYDSVRQQVYLSTNDHIDVFSMISNQWLTPLKPATLGAQSQFRGLALTPDGSQLLAANMLDNSLGVISPDNPSQTFAIAIPAAQSGGTGCGTGPFSVSALAGNRAFVTSGLPTGIGGCPYENTLYVANLQTRTIATAASLSIPQELYCASWPPNAAGTTEASADGSLSIVGTYQGGTCFYSTVSNSFTYGHAGALNYYGVSIAGDGTIAAVGNAFSDALGNMVGSVARPAVLYSGITVTPYPLNNYPPNTLQRPRLNAAGSLYYWAYPNFFDIIDVSTGILRLRFSLAETVQNVETPIAIDQGGRQIFLITDKGLTVVDLGSAPLSVGHLSLSTASAGTQVQIRGSGFQSGITVTVGGQAATVSFNDENTLTITIPAQSSGIKDLKLTNSDGSTYVLQSAIAVP; encoded by the coding sequence ATGAAGACCTGGTTACTGTCCCCCATTCGTCTTGGGCTCTATTGCGTTATTTTCTGCCTTGCAATTGTTGGATGTGGAGGCCCTGGCTCTTCACAGAACAGTTCGCCTCCGGTGGTTCCCCTCGCTATCCAGTCGATCACGCCGAGTAGCGTTCCGGTGGGAAGCGCGCCGCTTACAATTACGATTTCAGGTACCGGCTTTACGACGTCGAGTCTCGTCACCGTGAACGGTACACAGGTGCCAACGGTGTACGTTAGCGCTGCGCAGTTGCAAGCAACGATCCCGGCCGGCCAGATTGCATCCGGTACCCAATTGCAGGTCGGAGTTGCCAATGGCGCTGGTAGCGCAACCGGGACGACCGTCACTCTGGTTGTCGATAATCCGGCGCCCGTGCTCCAAGGCGTTGCTCCTTCCACGATTGTTGCAGGCACATCGAGTGCGAGCCTGACGCTAACGGGCAGTGGCTTTGTTCCAACTTCTATCGCCAGCTTTAACGGGAGCACCAGGACGACCACGTTCACAAACGGGACACAGGTCACTGTATCTCTGACAGCCGCCGACCTGGCTGTCGCCGCAAACGCGACCATTACGGTTACAAATTCTGCGCCTGGCGGTGGTACGTCGTCAGGGCAACAGTTGAACATCGTGAATCCGTTGCCGACGCTCAAGTTTGTCTCCCCCTCGAGCATTCCTGCGGGAAGTCAGGCAACCTCAATCGATATTGTAGGCACCAATTTTCTGCCGACGGCCATCGTATTCTGGAATAACACCACTCTGACGTCGACATATATTAGTTCCACTGAGCTTAATGCGACGGTGCCAGCAACATCGCTCGCGACAGGAGCAACGGCTTCGGTTACTGTCGCGAACCCGGTGCCGGGAGGTGGCGTTTCTGCCCCGTTCAATCTTTCGGTCGTCAGTCCGAAGCCGGTACTCAACTCCATTCTGCCGGGGAACGTTTCTACCGGCAGCGCTTCAGCGACGATTAATCTGACTGGATCTGGCTTCGAAACAAACTCAGTCGTTCAGTGGAATGGGTCTGCCCGGCCGACGACCTTCGTCAGCATGACGTCGCTGCAGGTGACCCTTTCGTCGGCTGATCTGATGAACAGTGGCACGGGAAAGCTAACAGTCACGAATCCTGTACCCGGCGGAGGGTCAAGCTCCGCTAGCACACTGAACATCACCTCTTTCCCGATACCTGCTATTCAAGCGATCACACTCTCGGCCCAAGCCGCGGCGGGATGCTCGACTATCCAGGCAACGATTACTGGGACTAACCTGGCGTCCGGGGACACCGTTCAGCTCAACGGTGTCTCTCTGAGGGCGAGCCAGATCTACGTCCCTACCGCTAACAATTATGGACTGCTCGTCTCGCTGCCTGCTTCGGCGATCCCCCAATCGGGGCCGCTCAACTTCACCGTGTCGAATAACTTCTTTTCGCCAGCCGTATCGGATCCATATACGCTTCCAGTTACTACCCCAGCAATCGTGGCGCTCTGCTCGTCGCCTGCGCCTGCAAACGTCTATGCAAACACAAGCTTCACGGTCTCTCTCACCGCGGCGGAGATCAATTCGACTATAGTGCCGACCGTCTCGCTTGGCGCACTTCCCATTGGGATCACACTTACCTCTCCGGGGTGGATCTCCATCCCGACATCAGGGGTCGCGCTGACCTTCATGGCGTCGGCGAGTGTCGTACCTGGTACTTACTCGATTCCCATCACCGGCCAGGCCGGTTCACTCTCCCTCACTGGCTCTATTTCGTTGAACGTCCAGTCCGGCTTGCCGCCAAACTTTTTCTTCAGCCAACCCTTGTTCAGGGAACTCGGCGTGCCGATCGGAGGTTCGAATCAAATACAGTTCAATGCAATCGCTAATGGAGCTGATTACAACATCGTTCCGTCGATCAGCGGGCTTCCACCGGGAACGACTGCGACCGTTACACCATCGACCATCATTCCTGGCCAGTCGGTCACCGTGGTCATCACTGCCTCTTCAACGGCCCCTGCGAGTCGGAACGTTAGTGTAACGCTGACAGGCACACCGGTAGTGCCGGTTTCATCCTCACAGATCGCCTTCCTCGTTGATGTCACCCCCGCCCCCGGCTCGCTCCCAGGCAATCGTACCGACTTCGTCTCGATTGGTGGAACGCCGTACTCGGTGGTCTATGACCGGCCTATGAACTTGATCTTCGCGAGCAATCCGTCATGGAACCGGATCGATATCATTTCGAACAAGACTCATCTACTCCAGCAGAGTATCGCCGTACGAGGACCGCAGGCGCTCGATGTCTCTCAAGATGGATCGACATTGTGGATCGGTACAAATTCACAGCAGGTCTTTGCGATGGACACGACGACTTTCGCCTTGACACGATACCAGCTGCCGCCTATTTCAGGGGGTAGCTGGGAGGATAATCAGTTACTGGCTCTGGCAGACGGTACGCTGCTGCTGGATGTATCTCCGGCAGCGGGGGATGGAATTTGGATCAATGCAGTCTGGACGCCGGGAACAAACCAAGTGACGGTGCTAGGGTCCACAGATTATTTCAATCTGCGAAGCGGGGACGGCACCAAGGCGTATGGCACTACCTATGCCTCCGGCTACACATCCGTCGTCTATAGTGTTGCGACCAAAGCATTGACGAACCTGCCTTTGATTGGCCAAGGGTACAACCTTGTTGCGGTGAACCAAGATGGTTCGCGACTCGTTGGCGGTGACAATGGCCTCTACGACGGCTCAGCGCAGCCGATAGGCAAGCTGCCGGCGTACTTGAGCAGTTTTTCCTTTCCGGAGTATGGCGCGACTGTGTTCAGTCCTGATGGAACGACGCTCTATCAGATCGCTTCCGGAGGAGGTTCATTTATCGCGACGATCGATGTTGCGAGCCTCTCCTTGAAGGGGCTTGCTCCCGCTCTGGCGACGCTGCCGAATGGAGTGAGTGAAACTCCCGTCGAAACCAGCGGTGTGAGTGTGGACAACACCGGCATGCTGATCGGAATACAGACTTACGGAGTCGGCTTTGACGACAGCACCTTCTTCCAAACCTTTGGTGCAAACACGTCTGAGCCCGGGCCTCCCGTATTATTGTCCCCGCGCGCTGGCCCGCTGAGCGGCGGAACTGTTTCGGGTCTTTATGGCGCATATGATCTCACTCCGGATGTTTGGTACGGACCGAATCGCGGCACGGCGAGTTTAAGTGCGAGTAATACTTTGACAGTGACCTCGCCGCCAGGTAATGCAAATGGACCGGTGAATTTGAAGTACATCTACCCCAGTGGTGCGGAGGTCTTCACACCGCAGGCCTTCTCCTATTCGGCGTATCCGCAGTACTCCATTTTGTCGGGGGCATCGCCTGATGGCGGAGTAGCGGGACGCATCTCTGGCTACGGCATGCCGGCCGATGCGAGTGGAGGGACAATCACCATTGGCGGTCGGGCGGCGACGATTACCACGACTGTTGGACAATATCCTCCGTATACGGGCGAGGCTTTCCCTTCGACCTATCTCGACTACACGATTCCCTCGGGCAACCCTGGCTTTGCCGATCTGGCCATCACCACGCCGATTGGTAACGGAGTTCTGCCCAAAGCAGTTTTCTACGCTAAGAGCGTTACGGACTACAACTCCGCCGATACATTCACCGACGTGTTATATGACTCTGTGCGACAACAGGTTTATCTCTCGACAAATGATCATATCGATGTTTTTTCAATGATCTCAAACCAGTGGCTCACACCTTTGAAACCAGCAACGCTAGGGGCACAGTCGCAATTCAGGGGGTTGGCCCTCACTCCGGACGGAAGCCAGTTACTAGCGGCCAATATGCTGGATAACTCGCTAGGAGTGATTAGTCCAGACAATCCTTCGCAGACGTTTGCCATCGCGATCCCTGCTGCCCAGTCAGGGGGGACGGGCTGCGGGACCGGACCATTCTCGGTCTCTGCTCTGGCTGGTAATAGAGCATTTGTGACGAGCGGACTTCCGACGGGGATCGGTGGGTGCCCTTACGAAAACACACTCTATGTTGCGAATCTTCAGACACGTACGATTGCGACAGCCGCTTCACTGTCGATTCCGCAGGAGCTTTACTGTGCGTCGTGGCCGCCAAACGCGGCAGGCACAACCGAGGCGTCGGCAGACGGAAGCCTCTCAATCGTAGGGACCTATCAAGGCGGGACCTGCTTTTACTCCACAGTGAGCAATTCGTTCACCTACGGACATGCGGGTGCTCTGAACTACTATGGAGTCTCCATCGCGGGGGATGGCACTATCGCCGCAGTGGGGAACGCGTTTAGTGATGCATTAGGAAATATGGTGGGCAGTGTGGCTCGTCCAGCTGTGCTCTACAGCGGTATCACTGTAACTCCCTACCCGCTGAACAATTACCCTCCCAACACCTTGCAGAGGCCCAGGCTCAACGCGGCTGGAAGCCTTTATTACTGGGCCTACCCAAACTTCTTTGACATTATTGACGTTTCCACAGGCATCCTCCGTTTGCGATTTTCCCTTGCCGAGACAGTACAAAATGTCGAGACACCGATCGCAATCGACCAGGGCGGCCGGCAGATATTCCTGATCACCGATAAAGGTCTCACTGTCGTCGATTTGGGATCTGCTCCTCTTTCGGTCGGTCATTTAAGCCTATCTACCGCCTCTGCCGGGACTCAGGTTCAGATTCGCGGAAGCGGCTTCCAATCGGGCATTACAGTCACTGTTGGAGGACAGGCCGCGACGGTTAGCTTTAACGATGAAAACACTCTGACGATCACGATTCCTGCCCAGTCTTCGGGAATCAAAGATTTAAAATTGACGAATAGTGATGGCTCGACTTACGTCTTGCAAAGCGCGATCGCGGTCCCGTGA